The proteins below come from a single Miscanthus floridulus cultivar M001 chromosome 1, ASM1932011v1, whole genome shotgun sequence genomic window:
- the LOC136451898 gene encoding allene oxide synthase 4-like, protein MPSLALFGGHRPLAFLDGADPCHAPLKRCGLELHARLATEVRAVVPPPGTTITLLDVEKMSLVKFTGAWRDMVVESHDAAYEVKKGEMVFGYQPLAKRDERVFQRDREFIPDRFAVCSDDDERRRMLEHMVWSNGPETGTAAEGNKQCPGKDAVVVGRLMVAELLPHATARSRCGSRPWTVQVSATSARRSSTSPRVLLT, encoded by the exons ATGCCCTCACTCGCGCTCTTCGGCGGCCACCGCCCACTCGCATTCCTCGACGGCGCCGACCCGTGCCACGCCCCGCTCAAGCGCTGCGGGCTGGAGCTGCACGCCAGGCTCGCCACCGAGGTCCGCGCCGTCGTCCCACCGCCGGGCACGACGATCACCCTGTTGGACGTGGAGAAGATGTCGCTGGTGAAGTT TACGGGCGCGTGGCGGGACATGGTGGTGGAGAGCCACGACGCGGCGTACGAGGTGAAGAAGGGCGAGATGGTGTTCGGGTACCAGCCGCTAGCGAAGCGCGATGAGCGCGTGTTCCAACGCGACCGCGAGTTCATCCCCGACCGGTTCGCTGTATGTTCTGACGACGACGAGCGGCGGCGGATGCTGGAGCACATGGTGTGGTCAAATGGGCCGGAGACCGGCACGGCCGCGGAGGGGAACAAGCAGTGCCCCGGGAAAGACGCGGTGGTGGTGGGGCGGCTGATGGTGGCGGAGCTGTTGCCGCATGCCACCGCCAGGAGCCGGTGTGGCAGCCGGCCGTGGACGGTGCAGGTGAGCGCCACCAGTGCCAGGAGGTCATCAACCAGCCCTCGTGTACTGCTCACGTGA